ACCGTTGGCAACCATCTTTGATTGGGGCCAGAGGACCCTCTATGCTGCTGTCAGATGACACTGATCAAGCTGAGATAATATAAAATAGAAATATTAAGAAATGGAATTTACCAGCTCCCTTACTCTTCCTAACTTCCCCATTCCTACTGCTTCTCAGCATTCCTCTACTCCAAAGTAACAACAAATAAAACAgcaaagtgtaacttacaaaacTCTCCCATTTCATCCTCATTTACTTCTATGCCATAACCCTACCCCTCTACCTCTTGTCAGCTCTGTTTCTTTCAGATGTAAGCCCTGATTGTCTCTTATTTATGTGCTGTGCAATCAGACCTCAATCCCAAGTGGGGACTCTGGGGctatcataatataaataattgTTTACTTCTAatgataataatttaaaaaagtaaaactggAAGGGGAATCTCAATAGATCAcacaaatataatataatataatcaattttttgttttgcaaGAGGGTGGTAACTTTTCTATCAAATCGGTACCTTAATGCCATTCTCCAGGCCTTGGTCCCCTCAGCTCTGAGTTATTGCATAAGGTTGTCTGctgactcaggcagacatcactgtGTCATGCTTAGTTCACAATGTGCAGGTTATCTTTGCCAGCATACAGGCAAgaggattaatttaaaaaaaaaagttgagtttCCAAAGTACAACACGGAAGTCTCCAAAAAAAAATGCCATTCCATCATAAAGCAGTCGGATTCAACCCCTGACTGGGAAGCCCAAGCTGATGGTTTCTAAATTAGTTCACAGGGGTACTAAGGTgcctaatttccattgatttctctgggagttaggcacctcaatgcctttaaaagcagcaaagagtcttgtggcaccttatagactaacagacgttttggagcatgagctttcggggtgaatacccacttcacccacgaaagctcatgctccaaaacgtccgttagtctataaggtgccacaagactctttgctgcttttacagatccagactaacacgactccCCCTCTGACACTCAacgcctttgaggatctggatgTTGGCATTCAGATTAATTTGTCCAAAGGCCCCATGTCAGCCCCTCGCTGCACACCCTCCACCTCCTTCCCACAAGAGAGCCCCGGGCACCAGAGTCTTTGGGTTTTCACACTGGCCTCTTATGGGAAGGGCCCAGAAGCAGGCTCAGGGTGAcccgatatttaaccctttgttccgctgggtagggttgccaggcgccCGGTTGGCGCGGGGCTAGCAGGCGCCCGAGCTGGCTCCCCGCAGCCCCACGGAAGCGGCGACATCTCCCGGCTCGGCCCCCGCCACCCgcgccggctccgcagctcccattggtcgggacCTGTGGCCAATGGgcgcggcggggggcggggcctgcgGGCGGAAGCAGCGGCAGCGCGCAAAGCCACCTGGCCTTCGCGCCGCCTGGCACCCGGAGGGAGGTAGCTCCGCTGCgggggagctgcccgaggtaaggaCCGCCCGGCCCGGAGCCCCCACCCGCGCCCAACCCTccttaccccagccctgagccctctccttgCAGCGGGGGCCggagccggggctggagccggggcggTGCGCCCCCGACCCGTGGTGCTGGGGAGCCGGGGGAGCGGATCGGGGTGCCgggggggagcggggaagagCGAAGGGCTCGGGGGTCCAGTCCGGGGGgcgggaggaaggaaggaagaggctCGAGGTTCCAGCCTGGGGAGTGGGACTCAGGGTTCcagcccgggggtggggagaaaggggagCTCAGCTTGGGGGTGGAGAAAGGAGGCGAGGGTGGGGAgaaagaggggctggggctccggcctgggtggggagggaggaaggaaggaagaggccTGGGGTTCCAGTCTGGGGAGGGTCTCGGGTTCCAGCTCGGGGAGAAGGaggctctgggttccagcccagaggggagagaagggggcttGAGGTTCCAGCATGGTGGGGTGGGGCTTGACCGTCCagcctggggggaaggaggggagagggaggggcttgATGGTCCGGGCGGGGGGGAGGTGAGAAGAGcagttcggggtgggggggggtccacccgcttcccatttccccctcccccctgcatgtGTTTCAATATTTTATTCttgcatctggtcaccctaggagtcTCAGCACCTCCCCCTGTTCGAGTCTCTCCCCTTGGCACAGGGGCAGCTggcccagcagcaggtgctgctaACGCTGACTCAGCCGTGACAGAGCTGCTCTACCGACCCGGCTCTGTGAATGAAGAGAAAGAGGTGGCGGGATCAGGCATGAAGCCACTGCTGAGGGGACTTGTGGCGCCCTCGCTGTGCTTGGAGAGGAAGAGTTTCCCAGCCCGCTCCCCGTACCAGCCTCCATCCAGGACATTCTGCAGGAAGGGAGTGGGGCTGCTGCGATTTTCGCCTAATCCTCAGGGCCGTGCAAGGTGCTGAGGGTGGCGTCTGTGGTTGAGGGGCAGGATCCGTTGTGGGGGCCGAGGTTTGCGCTGCCCTCGTCCTGCCCGCCCAGGAGGAGGGAGGTGTgagggctgggcctggcctggTGCTGATCTAAGAAGGGTGTGCCCATAGCATCCTTGGGCCTGGTTCTCGCCTCGGCCCCCGAGGAGGCATCAGTGTCGCTCCCTGCCACGATGAAGCTGCTGCGGCTCCTGTGCCGCCACAAGACAGCGCTGGGCCTGGGTGGCCTGGCGCTCTTCGCTGTGGTCCTGCTCTACCTGGCCAAGTGCACCTCAGAGAGCCTCAGGCCCTTGCCAGGTCGGGGTCTGCCCCACAACCAGGCACCGCAGCCACCCCGCGGTGGAGTGGGAGCTGGGCCTCCCCTACCGGCAGCCCTGCTACCCCCTGAGGAGACGGCTTTCCTGGCTGTCCTCATTGCCAGCGGCCCCAAGTATACAGAGCGCCGCAGTATCATCCGCAGCACCTGGCTCTCGATGGCTGGCCGGCCCCCTCAGGATGACATCTGGTGTCGTTTCGTGATAGGCACAGGCAGCCTGGCTGAGGAGGAGCTTCACAGCTTAGAGTTGGAGCAGAGCCGTCACCGGGACCTGCTGTTGCTGCCTGAGCTTCGTGATTCCTACGAGAACCTGACTGCCAAGGTCCTGGCAATGTATGTCTGGCTTGATCTGCACTTGGATTTCCGTTTTGTCctcaaggctgatgatgacaccTTTGTACGCCTGGACGTACTTGTGGAAGAGCTGAGGGCCAAGGAGCCACGTCGTCTCTACTGGGGTTTCTTTTCTGGCCGTGGTCGAGTGAAGTCAGGTGGCAAATGGAaagagagcacctggctcctatGTGACTACTATTTGCCTTACGCCCTAGGTGGTGGCTATGTGCTTTCTGCAGACCTGGTGCATTACCTGCGACTCAGC
Above is a genomic segment from Mauremys reevesii isolate NIE-2019 linkage group 21, ASM1616193v1, whole genome shotgun sequence containing:
- the B3GALT6 gene encoding beta-1,3-galactosyltransferase 6, producing the protein MKLLRLLCRHKTALGLGGLALFAVVLLYLAKCTSESLRPLPGRGLPHNQAPQPPRGGVGAGPPLPAALLPPEETAFLAVLIASGPKYTERRSIIRSTWLSMAGRPPQDDIWCRFVIGTGSLAEEELHSLELEQSRHRDLLLLPELRDSYENLTAKVLAMYVWLDLHLDFRFVLKADDDTFVRLDVLVEELRAKEPRRLYWGFFSGRGRVKSGGKWKESTWLLCDYYLPYALGGGYVLSADLVHYLRLSQDYFNMWQSEDVSLGAWLAPVDVKRVHDPRFDTEYKSRGCNNKYIVTHKQSIEDMLEKHQTLAKEGKLCKEEVKLRLSYMYDWGVPPSQCCQRKDGIP